A genomic segment from Rahnella aceris encodes:
- a CDS encoding beta-ketoacyl synthase chain length factor, producing MKFSLDILDWRAVAPEVDSCEHWIQWAQCSDINTFSGENPKSQQIPMMSARRMSTGSRFAVDAGLALLANNNVDAAIFTSRHGELENTGRILHSLAEEDALSPTEFSMSVHNTAAGWLTIISKNPLPVTSLAAGKDSFQQGILEAQSMLATGASCVMLVDFDGEIPDIYNESVNSEFLPYAVAIILTSGDSLQCQRISLPGEDLNSEIPQSLQFLRGYLSSSPLFNVSADSRHSWQWVRDL from the coding sequence ATGAAATTCTCATTGGATATACTGGACTGGCGGGCAGTGGCTCCGGAAGTCGATAGTTGTGAGCACTGGATCCAATGGGCTCAGTGCTCAGATATAAATACATTTTCCGGTGAGAACCCCAAAAGCCAGCAAATTCCAATGATGTCAGCACGTCGAATGAGTACCGGCAGTCGTTTTGCTGTTGATGCCGGGCTTGCATTGCTCGCCAATAACAACGTAGATGCGGCAATTTTTACCAGCCGCCATGGTGAGCTGGAGAATACAGGGCGCATTTTGCATTCTCTGGCAGAGGAAGACGCTTTATCTCCGACTGAATTCTCCATGTCAGTACATAATACCGCAGCAGGTTGGCTTACCATTATTAGCAAAAATCCGTTGCCGGTAACCTCATTAGCAGCCGGAAAGGACAGTTTTCAGCAAGGAATACTGGAAGCTCAGTCGATGCTGGCAACCGGTGCTTCCTGCGTCATGCTGGTCGATTTTGATGGTGAAATCCCCGATATATATAACGAATCGGTAAATTCTGAGTTTCTACCTTACGCTGTAGCAATAATATTAACTTCTGGCGATAGTTTGCAGTGCCAGCGTATTTCATTGCCGGGTGAGGATCTGAATTCAGAAATTCCGCAGAGTCTGCAATTTCTGCGAGGTTATCTTTCTTCCTCTCCTTTATTCAATGTCAGTGCAGATAGCCGCCATAGCTGGCAATGGGTTCGGGATTTGTGA
- a CDS encoding lysophospholipid acyltransferase family protein, whose translation MRETLVPEEKSSLVNRIWRWLATGFFFALFGIGGLLLSIIWFNLLRLIIRQPDRLHRMTLNSIRNSFRFFLGGLRRVGVMDYRFTGDEKFQQDTGCLIVANHPSLLDYVILASRMPRCDCIVKQALLQNPFLSGVIKAAGYLINSGSDALLQACETRLQAGGTLLIFPEGTRSLPEKPMTLQRGAANIALRAGCDVRIVHISCQPPMLTKNGKWYEIPRVKPQFVITVADKVKAEDFLDESDLSPALAARRLTQYLCTELMRSNMQNNEN comes from the coding sequence ATGAGAGAAACGCTAGTACCCGAAGAAAAGTCTTCTCTGGTAAATCGCATCTGGCGATGGCTGGCAACTGGATTCTTTTTCGCACTTTTCGGAATTGGCGGGCTGTTGCTTTCTATTATCTGGTTTAATCTGTTGCGACTGATCATCCGGCAACCCGACAGATTGCACCGAATGACGCTAAACAGCATCCGTAATAGTTTTAGGTTTTTTCTGGGTGGATTACGGAGGGTGGGAGTGATGGATTACCGGTTTACCGGTGATGAGAAGTTTCAGCAAGATACCGGGTGTCTGATCGTGGCGAATCATCCCAGCCTTCTTGATTATGTGATCCTGGCATCCCGGATGCCGCGTTGTGACTGCATCGTCAAACAGGCTTTGTTGCAAAACCCATTCTTAAGCGGAGTGATAAAAGCGGCGGGCTACCTGATTAACTCTGGGTCTGACGCTCTGTTGCAGGCCTGTGAAACCCGGTTGCAAGCAGGCGGTACGCTGTTAATTTTTCCGGAAGGAACGCGCTCCTTACCTGAGAAACCGATGACGCTGCAGCGTGGTGCCGCTAACATTGCTCTGAGGGCGGGGTGTGATGTCAGGATTGTCCATATTTCATGTCAGCCACCCATGCTGACAAAAAATGGGAAGTGGTACGAAATTCCCCGTGTAAAACCTCAGTTTGTGATTACCGTTGCCGATAAGGTAAAGGCTGAAGACTTTTTAGATGAAAGCGATCTTTCACCTGCTCTGGCTGCACGGCGTCTGACGCAGTATTTGTGCACTGAGTTGATGCGCAGCAATATGCAAAATAACGAGAATTAA
- a CDS encoding phosphopantetheine-binding protein, whose protein sequence is MDSLSNDIKALIIETLNLEGMTPDEIETQAPLFGDGLGLDSIDALELGLALKKQYGVILSAESQEMREHFYSVESLARFISVQRG, encoded by the coding sequence ATGGATTCATTAAGTAACGACATAAAAGCACTTATCATTGAGACGCTGAATCTGGAAGGAATGACGCCAGATGAGATAGAGACGCAGGCCCCACTTTTTGGTGACGGATTAGGGCTGGATTCTATTGATGCCCTTGAGCTTGGTCTGGCATTAAAGAAGCAATACGGTGTGATCCTTTCGGCGGAAAGTCAGGAAATGCGCGAGCACTTTTATTCTGTTGAAAGTTTGGCCAGATTTATATCAGTACAGCGTGGTTAA
- a CDS encoding acyl carrier protein encodes MQKQEIYQQISALLVKLFEIDEDDIRPDAKLYEDLELDSIDAVDLVVHLQKITGRKIKPEMFKSVRTVQDVVDAIDELLNSPAP; translated from the coding sequence ATGCAGAAGCAAGAAATTTACCAGCAGATTAGCGCGTTATTAGTCAAGCTATTTGAAATCGATGAAGATGATATCCGCCCGGATGCAAAACTCTATGAGGATTTGGAATTAGACAGCATTGATGCTGTTGATCTGGTGGTTCATTTGCAGAAAATCACTGGCAGAAAAATTAAGCCTGAAATGTTTAAATCTGTTCGCACCGTTCAGGATGTTGTTGATGCCATAGATGAATTACTTAATTCCCCGGCGCCATAG